In a genomic window of Coprococcus eutactus:
- a CDS encoding nucleotidyltransferase family protein yields the protein MNYSIYDYNSEEKLLQEQEIEEINNVKMSLLNTLVTKLNNAGIYFNSTSRIKSESSLLHKLETGKYSLEEGGRKIQDIIGIRINLFYLEDMDICEKILEETFLLDNWSKTKNEENKFEAQKCNGVFRIPSKYLRNIPASVWTKPFDQTFEVQLRTVLFEGWHEIEHEMRYKYKLGSDSKETDLWTGHEDLSRVMNSIIANLELCDWSIMQIFNSIHDSQYKEKNWENAIRSKYRLRITQDPLKPELREYLDKNPDIVAQFHQVTKRELVDILLNKKYHKELTPDRVIYLINKEIVRNEYISRLLDKEQFVPAIRPDVKTEIKPMVPNVVYSHIVGIPKKGYVKACEIVYSWIREHISMVFPQMPEELTSVDYSTIGYKVYVAYSDDGYQMDFQHISNSEAGVIWHVTADIIPDGDIYRLKVENICETINVKERRYSRPKFMKEIFNEVGFVDAGILMEEGSSPEEISYDKLNTIVENPDRNMPIIVIVKPDVIPDWAIDCDGYILRTDMLKKTLNGLCHVYLCSGDCKARYEAEYGKESVDGGVMMWEKNSNYPIFYSMDIINQSFFEEVNHSINENVEYEKSFRYSLREQVHDEYLK from the coding sequence ATGAATTATAGCATTTATGACTATAATAGCGAGGAAAAACTTTTGCAGGAGCAGGAGATAGAGGAGATTAACAATGTCAAGATGAGTCTTCTCAACACTCTTGTTACAAAGCTCAACAATGCAGGAATATATTTTAACAGTACTTCAAGGATAAAGTCAGAATCGTCACTTCTTCACAAGCTGGAGACAGGCAAGTATTCTCTTGAGGAGGGGGGACGAAAGATACAGGATATCATAGGTATAAGAATAAACCTCTTTTACCTTGAGGATATGGATATATGTGAAAAGATACTTGAGGAGACGTTTCTTCTTGACAACTGGTCAAAGACAAAGAATGAGGAGAATAAGTTCGAGGCACAGAAGTGCAACGGTGTGTTCAGGATACCGAGCAAATATCTGAGAAACATACCGGCAAGCGTGTGGACAAAGCCATTTGACCAGACATTTGAGGTGCAGCTCAGGACAGTACTCTTTGAGGGTTGGCATGAGATAGAGCATGAGATGAGATATAAATATAAGCTTGGATCCGATTCCAAGGAGACGGACCTGTGGACGGGACACGAGGATCTGTCCAGAGTCATGAACAGCATCATAGCAAATCTGGAGCTGTGCGACTGGTCAATCATGCAGATATTCAACAGCATACATGACTCCCAGTACAAGGAGAAGAACTGGGAGAACGCTATCAGAAGCAAATACCGTCTGAGGATAACCCAGGATCCTTTAAAGCCGGAGCTTAGAGAATACCTTGACAAGAATCCGGATATAGTGGCGCAGTTCCATCAGGTTACCAAGAGGGAGCTTGTGGATATACTCCTGAATAAGAAGTATCACAAGGAGCTGACGCCGGACAGAGTCATATATCTCATCAACAAGGAGATAGTCCGCAATGAGTATATTTCCAGACTTTTGGACAAGGAACAGTTTGTTCCGGCAATTAGACCTGATGTGAAGACAGAGATCAAACCAATGGTGCCCAATGTTGTGTACAGCCATATAGTCGGAATCCCAAAGAAAGGATATGTAAAGGCATGTGAGATAGTGTACAGCTGGATCCGGGAACATATCAGTATGGTATTCCCGCAGATGCCGGAGGAACTTACAAGCGTTGATTATTCGACTATAGGATACAAGGTTTATGTTGCATATTCAGATGATGGATATCAGATGGATTTCCAGCACATAAGCAATTCAGAGGCAGGAGTTATCTGGCATGTCACTGCGGATATTATTCCAGATGGAGATATCTATAGACTTAAGGTGGAGAATATCTGTGAGACTATAAATGTAAAGGAGAGACGGTACAGCAGACCAAAGTTCATGAAAGAGATATTTAATGAGGTTGGATTTGTTGATGCCGGAATACTCATGGAGGAGGGCAGCAGTCCGGAGGAGATAAGTTATGATAAGCTCAACACGATAGTTGAGAATCCTGACAGAAATATGCCGATAATTGTAATTGTTAAACCAGATGTGATCCCGGACTGGGCGATCGATTGTGATGGATACATACTCAGAACTGATATGCTGAAAAAGACGCTGAATGGACTTTGTCACGTATATCTGTGCAGCGGAGATTGCAAGGCACGGTATGAGGCTGAGTATGGAAAGGAATCTGTGGACGGTGGAGTTATGATGTGGGAGAAGAACAGCAATTACCCGATATTCTACTCCATGGACATCATCAACCAGAGTTTCTTTGAGGAGGTAAACCACAGCATCAACGAGAATGTTGAATATGAGAAATCATTCAGATATTCACTAAGGGAACAGGTTCATGATGAGTACTTGAAATAA
- a CDS encoding ABC-F family ATP-binding cassette domain-containing protein: protein MILDCQNICKSFGTDVILNNISFHLEEKEKMAIVGINGAGKTTLLKIIMGEEEADSGQVIISKDRTIGYLSQYQESNYNTTVRGVMLDALKPILELQDKMRKLEAEMENQSGETLEKSLELYNRYTHEFEYKNGYSCESEANGVLKGLGFSKEDYDRHTDSLSGGQRTRLALGRLLMVKPDIIILDEPTNHLDMDSISWLEGFLSSYQGSVIIVSHDRYFLDKIVTKIVELDNGHGQVYNGNYTYFAGKRAEIRESMMKAYLNQQQEIKHQEEVITKLKQFNREKSIKRAESREKMLSKIERLDKPTEVTSEMKLTLEPNILSGEDVLTIEGLTKSFGDNNLFTGIDMDIKRGEHVALIGGNGTGKTTILKMINKLLSKDAGTIILGSRVKIGYYDQEHHVLTMSNTIFDEISDAYPDLSNTRIRNVLAAFLFTGEDVFKKIQDLSGGERGRVSLAKLMLSSANFLILDEPTNHLDITSKEILENAIRNYTGTVLYVSHDRYFINQTATRIIELKNKELTNYIGNYDYYEAHRTYSENSQGNPFTPVSGNQEVKAVPAVSQAKLSWQESKAEAARKRKKANDLKKLEASIEELENKISEIDEQFLLPENATNVGLLNDLTKERNAAESELEKLYEDWEILSEEN, encoded by the coding sequence ATGATATTAGATTGTCAAAACATCTGCAAGTCATTTGGCACGGATGTTATTCTGAATAATATTTCCTTTCATCTGGAAGAAAAAGAAAAAATGGCTATAGTCGGCATAAACGGAGCCGGCAAAACCACTCTTTTGAAGATAATCATGGGCGAGGAGGAGGCTGACTCCGGTCAGGTCATAATCTCAAAGGACAGAACCATCGGTTATCTCTCCCAGTATCAGGAGAGCAATTACAACACTACTGTCCGTGGAGTCATGCTTGATGCTTTAAAGCCGATACTGGAGCTTCAGGACAAAATGCGAAAGCTTGAAGCCGAGATGGAGAACCAGTCCGGAGAAACACTTGAAAAATCTTTGGAGCTATACAACCGCTATACCCATGAATTTGAATACAAAAACGGCTACAGCTGTGAAAGTGAAGCAAACGGAGTCTTGAAAGGTCTCGGTTTTTCAAAGGAAGACTACGACAGGCACACAGATTCCCTGTCAGGCGGTCAACGTACACGTCTGGCCCTCGGCAGACTTCTCATGGTAAAGCCTGATATCATAATACTTGATGAGCCTACAAACCACCTTGATATGGATTCCATCTCATGGCTGGAGGGATTCCTTTCCTCCTATCAGGGAAGTGTTATCATAGTCTCCCACGACCGTTATTTTCTTGACAAAATAGTAACCAAGATCGTAGAACTAGACAACGGACACGGTCAGGTGTACAACGGCAACTACACATATTTTGCCGGCAAACGCGCCGAAATCAGAGAGAGCATGATGAAAGCTTACCTGAACCAACAGCAGGAAATAAAGCACCAGGAGGAGGTCATCACAAAGCTCAAACAGTTCAACCGTGAAAAATCCATAAAAAGAGCTGAAAGCCGTGAAAAGATGCTCTCCAAGATAGAAAGGCTCGACAAACCTACCGAGGTTACATCCGAGATGAAACTCACCCTTGAGCCGAATATACTGAGCGGTGAGGATGTCCTGACCATAGAGGGACTCACGAAATCTTTTGGCGACAACAACCTCTTCACCGGAATCGATATGGATATAAAGCGTGGCGAGCATGTTGCGCTCATCGGCGGCAATGGAACTGGGAAAACAACCATCCTGAAGATGATTAACAAACTACTTTCAAAGGACGCAGGAACCATCATTCTCGGCTCCCGCGTAAAGATCGGCTATTACGATCAGGAACACCATGTACTAACCATGTCCAACACCATATTTGATGAGATCAGCGATGCCTATCCTGACCTGTCAAACACAAGGATAAGGAATGTCCTGGCAGCTTTCCTATTTACCGGCGAGGATGTATTCAAGAAGATCCAGGATCTTTCAGGTGGCGAACGAGGCCGAGTATCTCTGGCAAAGCTGATGCTTTCCTCCGCCAACTTCCTGATCCTAGATGAGCCTACAAACCATCTGGATATCACATCGAAGGAGATCCTGGAAAATGCCATAAGGAATTACACTGGAACGGTTCTCTATGTATCCCACGACAGATACTTTATCAATCAGACTGCCACAAGGATCATAGAACTTAAGAATAAGGAGCTCACAAACTACATAGGCAATTACGACTACTACGAGGCACATAGAACTTACAGCGAAAACAGTCAGGGAAATCCATTCACCCCTGTAAGCGGTAACCAGGAGGTCAAAGCTGTTCCTGCCGTATCCCAGGCCAAGCTCTCCTGGCAGGAAAGCAAGGCAGAGGCTGCAAGAAAGCGCAAGAAGGCAAATGATCTGAAAAAGCTCGAGGCATCCATCGAGGAGCTTGAAAACAAAATCTCCGAGATAGACGAGCAGTTTCTTCTCCCAGAAAATGCCACCAATGTAGGTCTCTTAAATGACCTGACAAAGGAGAGGAATGCCGCTGAGAGCGAACTCGAAAAACTCTACGAAGACTGGGAAATTCTTTCTGAGGAAAACTAA
- a CDS encoding ATP-binding protein, giving the protein MRLISCYIEGFGKLRKLEIKFEDGLNCFVKENGWGKSTFAAFLRVMFYGFEGETKRNEFENERKYYRPWAGDVYGGELVFETDGRTYRIQRVFGTKKSDDESVIYDVETNLPVPGFSDNIGEELFQLDSVSFQRTVYIGQNECETSSTDGINAKIGNISGSTADINNYDEASARLKAVINSMSPNKKTGELYKRKKELSELKERVRRTGIVESRIQKLRERRESIGKMRSDAAEYQYNVAERERAAGYFPGALPDEKELQEKIDRARELEKMKARLDTVKMPLRDRERCEELMSRYFPHKQDDRSGIHMPSDMELDKCSDIWNEIRQNRQEIDRLNRQLANVDSTSDKAVPGYIAEEKKTYGRKISGVCAVLAIVAFVGTLFLRLTGVITVQIMALGFLAAVIAGILGIIIRNGNRAGEHLQNDMYSRLGENAEDSALDVEDHTSLYKEISELIELDKREIEENIKKLQSVTTEYGLHLDLDNFGGDIDQIRELVDLNRRQKALSRAQYECGSVREEICLYIECLGFEPAEDVLSQLIEIQGRLNNYNDRCMAVSGAADRIHTDNDVTDSEVNLNIDSRIAECDVELADLIGELEDIKDIAVQLEQKQPEFDCDIKRYELVSKTYDLLGQAKEKFTARYTEPVKRAFDKYYLCVSDKENDMQMNSEMDISYRDQGMYRDKETLSAGLKDLTDVCIRAALVDVMYQGERPVLIMDDPFVNLDDRNMVGAVRLMSLLEEKYQIIYFTCSQNRVL; this is encoded by the coding sequence ATGAGATTGATTTCATGTTACATAGAGGGATTTGGCAAATTAAGAAAGTTAGAGATCAAATTCGAGGATGGGCTCAATTGTTTTGTCAAAGAAAATGGCTGGGGAAAAAGTACATTTGCTGCATTTCTCCGGGTGATGTTCTATGGCTTTGAGGGCGAGACAAAGAGAAATGAGTTTGAAAACGAGAGGAAATATTACAGACCATGGGCTGGTGATGTGTATGGCGGTGAACTGGTATTTGAGACAGATGGAAGAACATACAGGATTCAGAGAGTATTTGGAACAAAGAAGAGTGATGATGAATCAGTTATCTATGATGTGGAGACGAATCTGCCAGTTCCCGGATTTTCGGATAATATAGGAGAAGAATTATTTCAGCTTGATTCAGTATCATTTCAGAGAACAGTCTACATAGGCCAGAATGAGTGCGAAACATCGTCAACCGATGGCATAAATGCAAAGATCGGAAACATATCGGGAAGTACGGCAGATATAAATAATTACGACGAGGCGAGTGCCAGACTAAAAGCAGTCATAAACAGCATGTCTCCAAATAAAAAGACAGGGGAACTGTATAAAAGAAAAAAGGAACTTTCTGAGCTCAAAGAAAGGGTGAGACGAACAGGGATAGTTGAGTCTAGAATACAAAAGCTCAGGGAGAGAAGAGAAAGTATTGGCAAGATGCGGAGTGATGCCGCTGAGTATCAATACAATGTGGCTGAGAGAGAGAGGGCTGCCGGGTATTTTCCTGGGGCGCTCCCCGATGAAAAAGAGCTTCAGGAAAAGATCGACAGAGCCAGGGAGTTAGAAAAGATGAAAGCACGTCTGGATACTGTGAAGATGCCACTGCGTGACAGAGAGCGTTGTGAAGAACTCATGTCGAGATATTTCCCACACAAACAGGATGACAGAAGCGGAATTCATATGCCGTCGGACATGGAGCTTGACAAATGTTCGGATATCTGGAATGAGATCAGACAGAACAGGCAGGAGATAGACAGACTTAACAGACAGCTTGCAAATGTCGACAGTACCTCAGATAAAGCAGTTCCAGGATATATAGCCGAGGAGAAAAAAACATATGGAAGAAAAATATCTGGGGTATGTGCGGTGTTGGCGATAGTAGCATTTGTTGGAACTTTGTTTCTCAGATTGACTGGCGTTATAACCGTTCAGATCATGGCACTGGGATTTTTAGCTGCAGTGATAGCAGGTATTTTAGGAATCATTATAAGAAACGGCAATAGGGCAGGAGAACACTTGCAAAACGATATGTACTCCAGATTAGGAGAGAATGCAGAGGATAGCGCGTTGGATGTGGAGGATCACACTTCGCTGTATAAAGAAATATCCGAACTGATCGAGCTTGACAAGCGTGAGATAGAAGAGAATATAAAAAAACTTCAGTCTGTCACAACAGAATATGGCCTGCATCTAGATCTTGATAATTTCGGCGGGGATATAGACCAGATAAGGGAATTGGTTGATCTGAACAGAAGACAGAAAGCACTTAGCAGGGCACAGTATGAGTGCGGATCTGTCCGTGAAGAGATATGCCTTTATATAGAATGTCTTGGATTTGAACCGGCAGAGGATGTGCTCAGCCAGCTAATAGAGATACAGGGAAGACTGAACAATTACAATGACAGATGCATGGCGGTTTCAGGCGCTGCGGACAGAATCCATACAGATAATGATGTGACAGATTCTGAGGTTAATTTAAATATAGACAGTCGGATTGCGGAGTGTGATGTGGAGCTTGCAGATCTCATCGGAGAGCTTGAAGATATAAAGGATATTGCGGTACAGCTTGAACAAAAACAGCCAGAATTCGACTGCGATATAAAGAGATATGAATTGGTGTCGAAAACATACGATCTGCTCGGTCAGGCGAAGGAAAAGTTTACCGCAAGGTATACAGAACCGGTAAAGAGAGCATTTGACAAATACTATTTGTGCGTTTCGGATAAAGAAAATGACATGCAGATGAATTCAGAAATGGATATAAGTTACAGAGATCAGGGAATGTACAGAGATAAGGAAACGCTGAGTGCAGGACTTAAGGATCTGACTGATGTATGTATCAGGGCTGCATTGGTGGATGTTATGTATCAGGGAGAGAGACCGGTTCTTATAATGGATGATCCATTTGTCAATCTGGATGATAGAAATATGGTGGGTGCGGTGAGGCTTATGTCTCTTCTTGAAGAAAAATATCAGATTATATATTTCACATGCAGCCAAAATCGTGTACTATAA
- a CDS encoding metallophosphoesterase family protein has translation MRIIHCADIHLDSALTTHLDKEKARTRRKEILDTFRRMLVYASDNDVQAVIIAGDLFDSEMISASTVNTVLGEIARHGELEVYYLRGNHDPGISIFAGRNIPKNLHMFDERWTYYQLNGMADESAAHSGNDERCNIVLAGIEMTSDNKNRIYDELSLRERDVNIVTLHGQEQEYGDAHVAEEICLDKLKDRGIDYLALGHVHRPKREKLDHRGMYVYPGCLEGRGFDECGEHGFMLIDIDEATGDMNTEFIPFAYRRLYDVQVDITGAVDSQDVADMIAEKLYGDVNGRENDLARALVKITVTGGLDVESEIDMEYLARQFNDSFYYVKIADKTDLRVDPLKYVHDATLKGEFVRMVLEQDMSEDDKAYIIQTGIRALAGEEVWTR, from the coding sequence ATGAGAATAATACATTGCGCAGATATTCATTTGGATTCTGCACTTACAACACATTTGGATAAAGAAAAAGCAAGGACAAGGAGAAAAGAGATACTTGATACATTTAGAAGAATGTTGGTCTATGCATCGGACAATGACGTGCAGGCAGTTATAATCGCCGGGGATCTGTTTGATTCTGAGATGATATCGGCATCTACGGTAAATACAGTGCTTGGCGAAATAGCGCGGCACGGAGAACTGGAAGTGTATTATTTGAGGGGAAATCACGATCCGGGAATAAGTATATTTGCGGGAAGAAATATTCCTAAGAATCTGCATATGTTTGACGAACGTTGGACGTATTACCAGTTGAATGGCATGGCAGATGAGAGCGCGGCGCATAGCGGAAATGATGAACGCTGCAATATTGTGCTTGCAGGGATCGAAATGACGTCCGACAACAAAAATAGAATATACGATGAATTATCTCTTAGAGAGCGTGATGTAAATATTGTGACTCTTCATGGACAGGAACAGGAATATGGGGATGCCCATGTGGCGGAGGAGATTTGTCTGGACAAGCTCAAAGACAGAGGAATAGACTATTTAGCACTTGGACATGTTCATAGACCGAAGAGAGAAAAACTTGATCACAGGGGGATGTATGTATATCCCGGATGTCTTGAGGGACGAGGATTTGATGAGTGCGGTGAGCATGGTTTTATGCTGATCGATATAGATGAAGCAACGGGGGATATGAATACAGAGTTTATACCATTTGCATACAGGCGGTTATATGACGTACAGGTCGATATAACAGGTGCCGTAGATAGCCAGGACGTGGCCGATATGATCGCCGAAAAGTTATACGGTGACGTGAACGGCAGGGAGAATGATCTGGCGAGGGCGCTTGTGAAGATAACAGTGACCGGCGGCCTTGATGTGGAAAGTGAGATCGACATGGAGTATCTTGCCAGACAGTTTAACGACTCGTTTTATTATGTAAAGATCGCTGATAAGACAGATCTCAGAGTGGATCCGCTGAAATATGTACACGATGCTACGCTTAAAGGTGAGTTTGTCAGGATGGTACTGGAACAGGATATGTCAGAGGATGATAAGGCGTATATTATACAGACAGGTATAAGAGCGCTTGCCGGTGAGGAGGTCTGGACCAGATGA
- a CDS encoding YunG family protein: MGRQLIISRIRKMDEKKTYNFWGWKNADAPAITDEYPGINTPTDLYDALSHIWCADTCAPRMRDRWTYENMTLGQCSITAFLAQDIFGGKVYGIKRPGGNYHCYNVIGDCAFDLTSEQFGDEVLNYEDNPEQQREVHFAKEEKRQRYEYLKAALGEYTACRR; the protein is encoded by the coding sequence ATGGGAAGACAACTTATAATATCGAGGATAAGAAAAATGGATGAAAAAAAGACATACAATTTCTGGGGCTGGAAGAATGCAGATGCACCGGCCATCACAGATGAATATCCGGGGATAAATACCCCAACAGATCTATATGATGCACTGAGTCATATCTGGTGTGCGGATACCTGTGCGCCGAGGATGAGGGACAGATGGACATATGAGAATATGACGCTGGGGCAGTGCTCTATCACTGCGTTCCTGGCACAGGATATATTTGGCGGAAAAGTGTACGGTATAAAGAGACCGGGCGGAAACTATCATTGTTACAATGTGATAGGTGATTGTGCATTTGATCTCACAAGTGAGCAGTTCGGTGATGAAGTCTTGAATTACGAGGATAATCCGGAGCAGCAGCGGGAGGTACATTTCGCAAAGGAAGAGAAAAGACAGAGGTATGAGTATCTGAAGGCAGCACTCGGAGAATATACTGCCTGCAGACGCTGA
- a CDS encoding carboxymuconolactone decarboxylase family protein, translated as MEGEKQWQRKIVQTAGRNALGEFAPEFAHFNDDVLFGENWNNNDIDVKTRSIITVVALMAQGITDSSLKFHLQNAKDHGVSQKEIAAIITHVGFYAGWPKAWAVFNLAKEVWNVNEGDLPYEDEAMRAHAKSMVFPIGQPNDAFAQYFIGHSYLFPVSTSQVGVFNVTFEPGCRNNWHIHHAKSGGGQILVCVGGRGYYQEEGKPAIEMKPGDCINIPADVKHWHGAAPDSWFSHLAIEVPGEETSNEWCEPVTDEEYGKLQ; from the coding sequence TTGGAAGGAGAAAAACAATGGCAAAGAAAGATAGTACAGACAGCGGGAAGAAATGCACTCGGAGAGTTCGCTCCTGAGTTTGCACATTTTAATGACGATGTTCTCTTTGGAGAGAACTGGAACAACAATGACATCGATGTAAAGACCAGAAGTATCATAACTGTTGTGGCACTTATGGCACAGGGAATCACTGACTCATCGCTGAAGTTCCATCTTCAGAATGCGAAGGATCACGGTGTATCACAGAAGGAGATCGCAGCGATCATCACACATGTTGGCTTCTACGCCGGCTGGCCAAAGGCTTGGGCAGTATTCAATCTTGCAAAGGAAGTGTGGAATGTAAATGAGGGCGATCTTCCATATGAGGATGAGGCCATGAGAGCACATGCAAAGAGCATGGTATTCCCTATCGGACAGCCAAATGATGCATTTGCCCAGTATTTCATAGGACATAGCTATCTCTTTCCAGTATCGACAAGCCAGGTCGGAGTGTTCAACGTGACATTTGAGCCGGGCTGCCGTAACAACTGGCATATCCATCATGCAAAGAGCGGCGGTGGACAGATCCTTGTGTGTGTCGGTGGTCGTGGATATTATCAGGAGGAGGGCAAGCCTGCAATTGAGATGAAACCGGGTGACTGTATCAACATTCCTGCTGATGTAAAACACTGGCACGGCGCAGCTCCTGATAGCTGGTTCAGCCATCTTGCAATCGAGGTTCCTGGCGAGGAGACGTCAAATGAGTGGTGTGAGCCTGTGACGGATGAGGAGTACGGCAAGCTTCAGTAG
- a CDS encoding flavodoxin — protein MSKKLIAYFSASGTTKKVAEMISEAAGADLYEIKPKELYTKADLDWMNKKSRSSVEMSDKKLRPELDDSNAHIENYDEIVLGFPIWWYVAPTIINTFLEKYDFTGKKITLFATSGGSGLGNTIKELQPSAPGAEFVEGGLLNRANRQEIEKWVDKTLA, from the coding sequence ATGTCAAAAAAGCTTATAGCATATTTCAGCGCAAGTGGAACCACGAAAAAGGTTGCAGAGATGATATCGGAGGCAGCAGGCGCAGATTTGTACGAGATCAAACCAAAGGAGCTGTACACCAAGGCTGACCTCGACTGGATGAACAAGAAATCCAGGAGCAGCGTCGAGATGAGCGACAAGAAGCTTAGACCGGAGCTTGATGATTCAAATGCACACATTGAGAATTATGATGAGATAGTACTTGGATTCCCTATCTGGTGGTATGTGGCTCCAACAATCATCAATACATTCCTTGAGAAATACGACTTCACAGGCAAGAAGATCACACTGTTTGCAACATCGGGCGGAAGTGGATTGGGCAACACGATCAAGGAACTCCAGCCGTCAGCACCGGGAGCTGAGTTTGTAGAAGGTGGACTACTGAACAGGGCAAACAGACAGGAAATCGAAAAGTGGGTTGACAAAACCCTCGCGTAA
- a CDS encoding TetR/AcrR family transcriptional regulator, whose protein sequence is MEVAIIRGSTKETRAAILKSAMEVFLEVGYQEASMRKIATRAGITAGAIYKHFSGKEEMFDEIFEESGRMLMEVTKSMIGIDFTAMSDDELLNVLYSRVSVQIFDMLEGDMQLFHMLLKNDSGKCLEKFRSIYIERSAGFALKYYDELYKRGIAARKLSERTVYMLSLAEFSMVCEIIADDSCQSGVTAEMKTAFMEAMNVLLHGIEAELQIGKTPDNQGK, encoded by the coding sequence ATGGAGGTGGCTATCATTCGGGGAAGTACAAAGGAAACAAGGGCGGCAATACTGAAAAGTGCCATGGAAGTCTTTCTTGAGGTTGGATATCAGGAGGCGTCTATGCGTAAGATCGCCACAAGGGCCGGTATAACCGCAGGCGCAATATACAAGCATTTCTCAGGCAAAGAGGAAATGTTTGACGAGATATTTGAGGAAAGCGGCAGAATGCTCATGGAAGTCACTAAATCCATGATCGGAATAGACTTCACTGCCATGTCAGATGACGAGCTGCTCAATGTGTTGTATTCCAGAGTATCGGTGCAGATCTTCGATATGCTTGAGGGCGACATGCAGCTCTTTCATATGCTGCTGAAAAATGACTCCGGCAAATGCCTGGAGAAATTCCGCAGTATCTATATAGAAAGAAGCGCCGGTTTTGCGCTTAAGTATTATGATGAATTGTACAAACGCGGAATCGCAGCAAGAAAATTATCTGAAAGGACCGTATATATGCTCTCTCTGGCCGAATTCTCAATGGTCTGTGAAATAATCGCAGATGACTCATGCCAAAGTGGAGTCACAGCAGAGATGAAAACTGCATTTATGGAGGCTATGAATGTTCTGCTGCACGGAATAGAAGCAGAACTGCAGATTGGCAAAACGCCTGATAATCAGGGCAAATAA
- a CDS encoding class I SAM-dependent methyltransferase, with the protein MGKKKIEKGSVQETLLLPLYGRKRAMEMYPGNFNDLDCQRIYNEVEIDYNRKGIMEKIGAIMAATRQYDLASVCRSYLKNHPRACVVNLGCGLDTTFSQVDNGQARAYNLDFPDAIAVRNELLGERERETNIACDLNDLSWFDKIDFRPEDGIVFFASGVFYYFKTEQVKTLFAAMAEHFPGGKLVFDATKKKGLKNMLKTWLKDCDDNIGVYFSVDELSELKSWSSSFSSVIRKGYLTGYRPLDKRYGFVLNTVFKHLDKSCMCQIIEIRFK; encoded by the coding sequence ATGGGAAAAAAGAAAATCGAAAAAGGCTCTGTCCAGGAAACTCTTCTTCTTCCACTGTACGGAAGAAAGCGTGCCATGGAGATGTATCCGGGAAACTTTAATGATCTTGACTGCCAGAGAATATACAACGAGGTCGAGATAGACTATAACAGGAAAGGTATCATGGAGAAAATCGGTGCTATCATGGCTGCCACCAGACAATATGATCTGGCATCCGTCTGCCGATCGTATCTCAAGAATCATCCAAGAGCCTGTGTTGTGAACCTCGGCTGTGGTCTCGACACAACATTCAGCCAGGTGGATAACGGACAGGCACGTGCGTACAATCTGGATTTTCCTGACGCCATAGCTGTCCGCAATGAACTTTTAGGTGAGCGTGAACGCGAGACAAATATCGCCTGTGACCTCAACGATCTCTCATGGTTTGACAAGATAGATTTCCGCCCTGAGGACGGGATCGTATTCTTCGCATCGGGGGTATTCTACTATTTCAAAACTGAGCAGGTTAAGACTTTGTTTGCCGCCATGGCTGAACATTTTCCTGGAGGCAAGCTGGTATTTGACGCGACGAAGAAAAAGGGTCTTAAGAACATGCTGAAGACATGGCTCAAGGACTGTGATGACAACATCGGTGTTTATTTCAGTGTCGATGAACTCTCGGAACTTAAGAGCTGGAGTTCTTCATTCAGTTCTGTCATCAGGAAAGGATATCTCACAGGGTACAGACCTCTTGACAAACGATATGGATTTGTACTCAACACTGTTTTTAAGCACCTGGACAAATCCTGCATGTGTCAGATAATCGAGATACGCTTTAAATAA